The window GACGTGGCCTGACGTTGGCGATCTGAAGGTTCGCCTGGCGAAAACCCCCTCGGGCGGCCAGCCGCAGCATCTCCTTCAAAGCCGCTTCGGGGGACTCGGGCAGCATCGCCACGCCGATCAGGCGATCCGGAGCCGCGGCGCAAAACTCCGCAAGCCAGTCGTTGTAAGCGCGATAGCAGTAGTCGCGCAGCGCCGGATCCTCGGCGATGATCGAGACGACCGGACCGAACATCACATGGGTTTGCACACCGTCGCGGTCCATGTCGGCCAGCCGCAACGCGGCAACCCCGGGACGGCGGTCGCTCTGTTCGCTGATCCCGCTGCGGTCGAAGGCATTGATTACCGGGCTCGGCGGCCTCGCCGCTCCAGATGCGGGACGCTTGCCGAACCACGGACCCCAAACCTTGCCTTCGCACAGCCACACCGCGCGTCCATCGCGCTCCTCCACCCGGGGTGCACGATCGCGCATCGACAACACCAGGCGCTGTGTCCACAGGTCGTGGGGCAGCATCTGCAAGTCAATGTGGTCGTCGCACGAAATGATCTTGTAATCCATGCTCGGAAACCCTCCGATCTGCAGAACAACTTTCGCCTACAGGTCGCGCCACAACCAACGGTAGTCGCATCAGATTCTCGCTACGTGACCGAAGCAAGAAATCCTCCCCTTTTT of the Candidatus Binataceae bacterium genome contains:
- a CDS encoding amidohydrolase family protein, whose amino-acid sequence is MDYKIISCDDHIDLQMLPHDLWTQRLVLSMRDRAPRVEERDGRAVWLCEGKVWGPWFGKRPASGAARPPSPVINAFDRSGISEQSDRRPGVAALRLADMDRDGVQTHVMFGPVVSIIAEDPALRDYCYRAYNDWLAEFCAAAPDRLIGVAMLPESPEAALKEMLRLAARGGFRQANLQIANVRPR